From a single Nematostella vectensis chromosome 3, jaNemVect1.1, whole genome shotgun sequence genomic region:
- the LOC116613026 gene encoding uncharacterized protein LOC116613026 isoform X2 produces the protein MSVYIVLVLYVIGVPMCHVMTNDCLPCRYIGMSVYNVFVLCVIGVPMFLVMRDHPDACNAIVAISIIFCTSITLCLVFIPKVMEMRRMMAVGGRPENVFTSNSLARANLHLNTMGTIDELNRQLADFKAKLSKRAVRNSSQSLKR, from the exons ATGTCGGTCTATATCGTGCTCGTCCTGTATGTGATCGGTGTTCCTATGTGTCATGTCATGACGAATGACTGTCTGCCTTGTAG GTATATCGGCATGTCGGTCTATAACGTGTTCGTCCTGTGTGTGATCGGCGTGCCTATGTTTTTGGTGATGAGAGATCATCCGGACGCATGTAACGCCATCGTGGCCATCTCTATCATCTTCTGCACGTCAATCACACTCTGCCTCGTTTTCATTCCGAAG GTGATGGAGATGCGTCGGATGATGGCGGTGGGAGGGCGACCTGAGAATGTGTTCACATCTAATTCCCTGGCGCGCGCCAACCTCCATCTGAATACGATGGGGACGATAGACGAGCTCAACCGACAGCTCGCAGACTTCAAGGCAAAGCTATCTAAG cgtGCTGTTCGGAATTCCAGTCAATCTCTTAAAAGATAA
- the LOC116613026 gene encoding gamma-aminobutyric acid type B receptor subunit 1-like isoform X1: MSVYIVLVLYVIGVPMCHVMTNDCLPCRYIGMSVYNVFVLCVIGVPMFLVMRDHPDACNAIVAISIIFCTSITLCLVFIPKVMEMRRMMAVGGRPENVFTSNSLARANLHLNTMGTIDELNRQLADFKAKLSKSETEAETLRQRLRHYEEGPSASIASTSETTGEDSAATATAETCGQNSEQNAEELNNTERRSARGT, from the exons ATGTCGGTCTATATCGTGCTCGTCCTGTATGTGATCGGTGTTCCTATGTGTCATGTCATGACGAATGACTGTCTGCCTTGTAG GTATATCGGCATGTCGGTCTATAACGTGTTCGTCCTGTGTGTGATCGGCGTGCCTATGTTTTTGGTGATGAGAGATCATCCGGACGCATGTAACGCCATCGTGGCCATCTCTATCATCTTCTGCACGTCAATCACACTCTGCCTCGTTTTCATTCCGAAG GTGATGGAGATGCGTCGGATGATGGCGGTGGGAGGGCGACCTGAGAATGTGTTCACATCTAATTCCCTGGCGCGCGCCAACCTCCATCTGAATACGATGGGGACGATAGACGAGCTCAACCGACAGCTCGCAGACTTCAAGGCAAAGCTATCTAAG AGTGAAACAGAGGCCGAGACTCTAAGACAGCGCTTGCGGCATTACGAAGAGGGGCCTTCTGCATCTATTGCGAGCACGAGCGAAACAACAGGCGAAGATAGCGCCGCTACCGCCACCGCGGAAACATGTGGCCAGAACAGTGAGCAAAATGCGGAGGAGCTAAACAATACAGAGAGACGCTCCGCTAGAGGTACATAG
- the LOC5506526 gene encoding uncharacterized protein LOC5506526, translating to MKFLVFLGVLVASVFARNKFLEGCEGNIYGCCRDGKTEALDRSGKGCGGKPAYQPKACTKSRYGCCWDDSPASSWDKTPGFGCPVCHDSRPVLCRTFQKFCTSRAGPMARKFLRQNCKMTCNLC from the exons ATGAagtttttggtatttttgggTGTCCTCGTTGCATCGGTGTTTGCCAGAAACAAAT TTCTCGAAGGCTGTGAAGGGAACATCTACGGGTGCTGTCGGGACGGCAAAACAGAAGCCTTGGATCGCTCCGGCAAGGGATGTGGAG GCAAACCGGCATATCAGCCCAAGGCGTGCACCAAGTCGCGGTATGGCTGCTGTTGGGACGACAGTCCAGCGTCCTCTTGGGACAAGACTCCCGGCTTCGGATGCCCAG tctgtCACGACAGTCGGCCCGTCCTGTGCCGGACATTCCAAAAGTTCTGTACTTCAAGAGCTGGTCCGATGGCCAGAAAGTTCCTAAGGCAGAATTGTAAAATGACCTGCAACTTGTGTTAA